A genomic window from Flintibacter sp. KGMB00164 includes:
- the spoVAC gene encoding stage V sporulation protein AC, giving the protein MDISKQEYNQLIQAHARPSPLVRDMLWAFFVGGTICTLGQVLRNLYESLGLSGDDAGIAVSVTLIFLSALLTGLGLFDKLAKHAGAGTLVPITGFANAMVSPALEFKSEGYITGTAAKLFVVAGPVLVFGISASVIYGLICFFFGL; this is encoded by the coding sequence TTGGACATCAGCAAGCAGGAATACAATCAGCTTATTCAGGCTCACGCCCGTCCCTCTCCCCTGGTGCGGGATATGCTGTGGGCTTTCTTTGTGGGGGGCACCATCTGCACCCTGGGTCAGGTGCTGCGCAATCTGTACGAGAGCCTGGGACTCTCCGGCGACGACGCAGGCATCGCCGTATCGGTGACCCTTATCTTCCTCTCCGCCCTGCTCACCGGCCTGGGCCTTTTTGATAAACTGGCCAAGCACGCAGGGGCTGGCACCCTGGTCCCCATCACCGGCTTTGCCAACGCCATGGTCTCTCCCGCCCTGGAATTTAAGAGCGAGGGCTATATCACCGGCACCGCCGCCAAGCTCTTTGTAGTGGCCGGACCGGTGCTGGTATTCGGGATCAGTGCCAGCGTGATCTATGGCCTCATCTGTTTTTTCTTTGGCCTTTAA
- a CDS encoding alpha-amylase family glycosyl hydrolase, with amino-acid sequence MWAENSVFYQIYPLGFCGAPKENDGVTVNRIGKIADWAEHIQKLGADAVYLSPIFESDRHGYDTRDYRKIDCRLGTNEDFAKVCETLHAHGIRVVLDGVFNHVGRGFWAFKDVQEKKWDSPYKDWFHIHFDGNSNYNDGFWYEGWEGHFELVKLNLRNPAVVDYLLDCVRSWVEEYDIDGLRLDVAYCLDHDFLRRLRQFTNSLKPEFFLVGETLHGDYNQWVNDQMLHSCTNYECYKGLYSSLNSMNLFEIVHSLKRQFGPENWTLYRGKHLLCFCDNHDVTRVASILQEPRHLPLIYGLMFGMPGIPCLYYGSEWGTKGEKRPGSDDELRPCFEAPEWNELTDLIAAMAKAHRESDALCHGDFQDVVLTNRQTIFQRRTDKERVLVAINADSQPYVAHFNANCGRAVDLITGKDHDFGGGSELPPYSVAFWKCER; translated from the coding sequence ATGTGGGCGGAAAATAGTGTGTTTTACCAGATCTACCCCCTGGGCTTCTGCGGAGCCCCAAAGGAGAATGACGGCGTCACCGTCAACCGCATCGGCAAAATCGCCGATTGGGCGGAACATATCCAAAAGCTGGGGGCAGATGCGGTATACCTCTCCCCCATTTTTGAAAGTGATCGCCACGGCTACGACACCCGGGACTACCGGAAGATCGACTGCCGCCTGGGCACGAATGAGGACTTCGCCAAGGTGTGTGAGACCCTTCATGCCCATGGCATCCGGGTGGTCCTGGACGGCGTGTTCAACCACGTGGGCCGCGGCTTCTGGGCCTTTAAGGACGTGCAGGAGAAGAAGTGGGACTCCCCCTACAAGGACTGGTTCCACATCCACTTTGACGGCAACTCCAACTACAACGACGGTTTCTGGTATGAGGGCTGGGAGGGCCACTTTGAGCTGGTAAAGCTCAATCTCCGCAACCCCGCCGTGGTGGACTATCTGCTGGACTGCGTGCGCTCCTGGGTGGAGGAATACGACATCGACGGCCTGCGCCTGGACGTGGCCTACTGCCTGGACCACGACTTCCTGCGCCGTCTGCGCCAGTTTACCAACAGCCTGAAACCGGAATTTTTCCTGGTGGGCGAGACCCTTCATGGGGACTACAACCAGTGGGTCAACGACCAGATGCTCCACAGCTGCACCAACTATGAGTGCTACAAGGGGCTCTACTCCAGTCTCAACTCCATGAACCTCTTTGAGATCGTCCACAGCCTGAAGCGGCAGTTTGGCCCGGAAAACTGGACCCTCTACAGGGGCAAGCACCTGCTGTGCTTCTGTGATAACCACGACGTGACCCGGGTGGCCAGCATCCTGCAGGAGCCCCGCCACCTGCCCCTCATTTACGGCCTGATGTTCGGCATGCCCGGCATTCCCTGCCTGTACTACGGCAGCGAGTGGGGCACCAAGGGTGAGAAGCGGCCCGGCAGCGACGACGAGCTGCGCCCCTGCTTTGAGGCGCCCGAGTGGAACGAACTCACCGACCTCATCGCCGCCATGGCCAAGGCCCACCGGGAGAGCGACGCCCTGTGCCACGGCGATTTCCAGGACGTGGTGCTCACCAACCGCCAGACCATCTTCCAGCGCCGGACCGACAAAGAGCGGGTACTGGTGGCCATCAACGCCGACTCCCAGCCCTATGTGGCCCACTTCAACGCAAACTGCGGCCGGGCGGTGGATCTCATCACCGGCAAGGACCACGACTTCGGCGGCGGCAGCGAGCTGCCCCCCTACTCGGTGGCCTTCTGGAAGTGTGAGCGCTGA
- the ppk1 gene encoding polyphosphate kinase 1 — protein MPKIVDTRYTQDRELSWLRFNERVLEEAKDESVPLMERLKFAAIFTSNLDEFFMIRVGSLCDLTLVKEPHFDARTGQTPDQQLSAIYQAVTPLYKMRDKVVDQLEKRLRTCNICRMTMDEMDTKERKQVENWFRDELQPILSPQVVDSRHPFPHLSNKVLNIVLRLQSDGQEALGLIPIPQSLPPYFVLRERGVRYILTEDVLLEYAKKLFPTFSVQGKAVCSVTRNADISPEDEAYDVDEDYRQHMRKIVKKRNRLAPVRLEIQSSTRDEKAIEFLCSKLKLSREQVFFSKCPLRMNYVFSLEGLLPPESKSALCYPPYIPRFPACLRPDEKILPQILRHDALLFYPFESMDPFLHLVREASSDPNVLSIKITIYRLASKAKLAEYLCAAAENGKEVTVLMELRARFDEQNNIQWAERMEEAGCTILYGTEGFKVHSKICLITRRERGKIQYITQVGTGNYNEKTAKQYTDLCLMTARPELGEDAAVLFRNMAIANLSGDYKQLLVSPFQLRDKVMELMDREIKKGPEGYIFLKLNSITDRKLIDKLAEASQAGVEVVMNVRGICCIRPGIPGLTDHITIFSIVGRYLEHTRIYRFGRGDNADLFISSADFMTRNTERRVEVACPVLDPQVRRSIFHICDVLVSDNVKARQLGPDGQWSPRKTGAAPCSSQDVFLEEGMGTTYQEPAARPAKRKKGLLSRLFKR, from the coding sequence ATGCCGAAAATCGTGGATACCCGCTATACCCAGGACCGTGAGCTGTCCTGGCTGCGGTTTAACGAACGTGTGCTGGAGGAGGCCAAGGACGAGAGCGTGCCTCTTATGGAGCGGCTGAAATTTGCCGCCATCTTTACCAGCAACCTGGACGAGTTCTTTATGATCCGGGTAGGCTCTCTGTGCGACCTGACTCTGGTGAAGGAGCCCCACTTTGACGCCCGTACCGGTCAGACTCCCGACCAGCAGCTCTCCGCCATCTACCAGGCGGTCACCCCCCTGTACAAGATGCGGGACAAAGTGGTGGACCAGCTGGAAAAGCGGCTGCGCACCTGCAACATCTGCCGTATGACCATGGACGAGATGGACACCAAGGAGCGCAAGCAGGTGGAAAACTGGTTCCGGGATGAGCTGCAGCCCATCCTCTCTCCCCAGGTGGTGGATTCCCGCCACCCCTTCCCTCACCTGTCCAATAAGGTACTCAACATCGTGCTGCGACTGCAGAGCGACGGCCAGGAGGCGCTGGGTCTCATTCCCATCCCCCAGAGCCTGCCCCCCTATTTTGTCCTGCGGGAGCGTGGTGTGCGGTACATCCTCACCGAGGACGTACTGCTGGAGTACGCCAAAAAGCTCTTCCCCACCTTCAGCGTCCAGGGCAAGGCGGTCTGCTCCGTCACCCGCAACGCCGACATCAGCCCTGAGGACGAGGCCTATGACGTGGACGAGGACTACCGCCAGCACATGCGCAAGATCGTGAAAAAGCGCAACCGTCTGGCTCCGGTGCGTCTGGAGATCCAGAGCAGCACCCGGGACGAGAAGGCCATTGAATTTTTGTGCAGCAAGCTCAAGCTCAGCCGGGAGCAGGTCTTTTTCTCCAAATGCCCCCTGCGCATGAACTACGTCTTTTCTTTGGAGGGGCTGCTGCCCCCGGAGAGCAAATCCGCCCTGTGCTACCCTCCCTACATCCCCCGCTTCCCCGCCTGTCTGCGGCCCGACGAGAAGATTCTGCCCCAGATCCTGCGCCACGACGCCCTGCTGTTCTACCCCTTCGAGTCCATGGACCCCTTCCTCCATCTGGTGCGTGAGGCGTCCTCCGACCCCAACGTGCTCTCCATCAAAATCACCATCTACCGTCTGGCCTCCAAGGCCAAGCTGGCCGAGTACCTGTGCGCCGCCGCCGAAAACGGCAAGGAGGTCACCGTCCTCATGGAGCTGCGCGCCCGCTTTGACGAGCAGAACAACATCCAGTGGGCCGAGCGCATGGAGGAGGCGGGCTGCACCATCCTCTATGGCACCGAGGGGTTCAAGGTCCACTCCAAGATCTGCCTCATTACCCGCCGGGAGCGCGGAAAGATCCAGTACATCACCCAGGTGGGCACCGGTAACTACAACGAAAAGACCGCCAAGCAGTACACCGACCTGTGCCTGATGACCGCCCGGCCTGAGCTGGGCGAGGACGCAGCTGTGCTCTTCCGGAACATGGCCATCGCCAACCTGAGCGGTGACTACAAGCAGCTGCTGGTCTCCCCCTTCCAGCTGCGGGACAAGGTGATGGAGCTCATGGACCGGGAGATCAAAAAGGGTCCCGAGGGCTACATCTTCCTGAAACTCAATTCCATCACCGACCGCAAGCTCATCGACAAGCTAGCTGAGGCCTCCCAGGCCGGGGTGGAGGTAGTCATGAACGTACGGGGCATCTGCTGCATCCGTCCCGGCATTCCCGGTCTCACCGACCACATTACCATCTTCTCCATTGTGGGCCGCTATCTGGAACACACCCGCATCTACCGGTTTGGCCGGGGAGACAACGCCGATCTGTTCATCTCCTCTGCCGACTTTATGACTCGGAACACGGAGCGCCGGGTGGAGGTGGCCTGCCCCGTGCTGGACCCCCAGGTACGCCGCTCCATCTTCCATATCTGCGACGTGCTGGTATCCGACAACGTCAAGGCCCGCCAGCTTGGCCCCGACGGACAGTGGAGTCCCCGCAAAACCGGCGCCGCCCCCTGCTCCAGCCAGGATGTGTTCCTGGAGGAGGGTATGGGCACCACCTACCAGGAGCCCGCCGCCCGTCCTGCCAAACGCAAGAAGGGTCTGCTGAGCCGTCTGTTCAAACGCTGA
- the spoIVB gene encoding SpoIVB peptidase, which yields MQEKSKQTPGHRRLGGGVWTAAACLLLVLTLSGDRALAAPAWDAAACAGSVEIGDTVIPLGRAVGIKLFSDGVVVTGLSDVESSGGTVSPGRTGGLRAGDVITHINGQQVSTIEGVQALLAQQQGQPLTLQVQREDQSLQLSVQPAQNQDGAYQLGVWLRDSMAGIGTLTFYDPQSGVFAALGHGISDVDTAILMPLETGSIMKATVSDVKKGLSGEPGELHGVFDLQHDLGTLYANTQQGIFGTLDDKALVQNGQGVEIASRDQVHTGRATILSNIAGDQVEEYEIEILTLYPESSGDTRNLMIQVTDPRLLETTGGIVQGMSGSPILQDGRLVGAVTHVLINEPSRGYGILAENMVKTAQSSAKAA from the coding sequence TTGCAGGAAAAATCAAAACAAACGCCCGGACACCGGCGTCTGGGCGGCGGTGTGTGGACGGCGGCAGCCTGTCTGCTGCTGGTACTGACCCTGTCGGGGGACCGGGCTTTGGCCGCCCCGGCCTGGGACGCCGCCGCCTGCGCCGGCTCGGTGGAGATCGGCGACACAGTCATTCCCCTGGGCCGGGCGGTGGGTATCAAGCTCTTTTCTGACGGTGTGGTGGTCACCGGCTTGTCCGATGTGGAGTCCTCCGGCGGCACTGTGTCCCCCGGACGGACCGGCGGTCTGCGGGCAGGCGATGTGATCACCCACATCAACGGCCAGCAGGTCAGCACCATCGAGGGCGTCCAGGCCCTGCTGGCCCAGCAGCAGGGGCAGCCTCTCACCCTCCAGGTCCAGCGGGAGGATCAGTCTCTCCAGCTCAGCGTCCAACCGGCCCAAAACCAGGACGGCGCCTATCAGCTAGGCGTGTGGCTGCGTGACTCTATGGCGGGCATCGGCACCCTCACCTTCTATGATCCCCAGTCCGGCGTGTTTGCCGCTCTGGGCCACGGGATCAGCGATGTGGACACGGCTATCCTCATGCCCCTGGAAACCGGGAGCATCATGAAGGCCACGGTGTCTGACGTCAAAAAGGGGTTAAGCGGTGAGCCGGGAGAGTTGCACGGCGTGTTTGATCTCCAGCATGACCTGGGCACCCTGTACGCCAACACCCAGCAGGGTATCTTCGGCACCCTGGATGACAAGGCGCTGGTCCAAAACGGCCAGGGCGTGGAGATCGCCTCCCGGGACCAGGTGCACACCGGCAGGGCTACCATTCTCTCCAATATTGCCGGCGACCAGGTGGAGGAGTATGAGATCGAGATTCTGACCCTCTATCCGGAGAGCAGCGGTGACACCCGCAACCTCATGATCCAGGTCACCGATCCCCGCCTGCTGGAAACGACCGGAGGAATTGTCCAGGGAATGTCTGGAAGTCCCATTCTCCAGGACGGGCGGCTTGTGGGCGCGGTCACCCACGTTCTCATCAACGAGCCCTCCCGGGGTTACGGAATTTTGGCAGAAAACATGGTAAAAACCGCCCAAAGCAGCGCAAAAGCCGCCTGA
- the spo0A gene encoding sporulation transcription factor Spo0A, which produces MEATVSLLVADANEEYRHQFIEMLQAEPDLQVVGETGDGLVLLDQLKTLRPDVVVMEIVLGGIDGIEVLERLSQMELDYRPKILILSSYARGGMADLAASLGADHYMSKPCRPNAVCQRIRQLAAFAAVPSNSQESARSLEAMVTSIIHEVGVPAHIKGYQYLREAIILAVEDMDVINAVTKVLYPEVAKRFGTTASRVERAIRHAIEVAWDRGDLETLQKYFGYTVSNVKGKPTNSEFIAMIADRLQLQRREG; this is translated from the coding sequence ATGGAAGCAACCGTATCACTGTTGGTAGCGGACGCCAACGAGGAGTACCGGCATCAATTTATCGAGATGCTCCAGGCCGAACCGGACCTACAGGTGGTGGGAGAGACCGGGGACGGACTGGTCCTGCTGGACCAACTGAAGACACTGCGCCCTGACGTAGTGGTGATGGAGATCGTCCTGGGGGGCATCGACGGTATTGAGGTGCTGGAACGGCTGTCTCAGATGGAGCTGGACTACCGCCCCAAAATCCTGATCCTGTCCAGCTATGCCCGGGGTGGAATGGCTGACCTGGCCGCCTCTCTGGGGGCCGATCACTATATGTCCAAGCCCTGCCGGCCCAACGCAGTATGTCAGCGCATCCGCCAGCTAGCGGCTTTTGCCGCGGTCCCTAGTAATTCACAGGAGTCAGCCCGCTCCTTGGAGGCCATGGTCACCTCCATTATCCACGAGGTGGGCGTACCCGCCCACATCAAGGGCTACCAGTATCTCCGGGAGGCCATCATCCTGGCGGTAGAGGATATGGACGTCATTAACGCGGTGACCAAGGTCCTCTATCCGGAAGTGGCCAAACGCTTTGGCACCACTGCCTCCCGGGTGGAGCGTGCTATACGCCATGCCATCGAAGTGGCCTGGGACCGGGGCGACCTGGAAACCCTGCAAAAATACTTCGGCTACACTGTTTCAAACGTAAAAGGCAAACCCACCAATTCGGAATTCATTGCCATGATTGCCGACCGCCTTCAGCTTCAGCGCCGGGAAGGCTGA
- a CDS encoding TIGR03905 family TSCPD domain-containing protein produces the protein MTIEYTPRGVCSRFFSIKVEDGIIQSVQIIGGCDGNLQGISRLIEGMKVEDAIARMEGIRCGGKPTSCPDQIAKALRTALPQA, from the coding sequence ATGACTATTGAGTATACCCCCCGCGGGGTTTGTTCCCGTTTCTTCTCCATCAAGGTGGAGGACGGCATCATTCAGTCCGTGCAGATCATCGGCGGGTGTGACGGCAATCTTCAGGGCATCTCCCGTCTGATTGAGGGCATGAAGGTGGAAGACGCCATCGCCCGCATGGAGGGCATCCGCTGCGGCGGCAAACCCACCTCCTGCCCCGACCAGATCGCCAAGGCTCTGCGTACCGCGCTGCCTCAGGCCTGA
- a CDS encoding MATE family efflux transporter: MRVENDLRNDPIRPLVLRIAIPSMLAQFVSVLYSVVDRIYIGNIPEVGSLALAGAGVCGPIVTMLGSVAFWVGVGGSPLVSIRLGEGRREQAKQIVANAFLLLIVMSLALMGVAYATRRPALMLFGASPETLPYAMEYYSWYLTGTVFALLSTGMNQFVICQGFAQKGMQSVILGAVMNIVLDPLFIFGLKMGVKGAAIATVLSQLCSCLFVLHFLFGPAPQVGISFGGYRPWLMGRILLTGLTPFLIIAVDNLMIIVLNALLQRYGGESQGDLLVAAATISQSFMLVVTMPLGGMTGGTASILGYNLGAGQPKRILEAQKYILIIAVAYTGVLCLVGQLFAAPFTRIFTPDVQVSALAVTAIRITSMGIVPLGVQYVIVDGLTGMGMMRYSLPLSAFRKLVYFVAIFILPAAFGAMAIFFAEPISDLIPPVVTVLFYWRKIPWLKRQALLHGQPEKTTQA; encoded by the coding sequence ATGAGAGTGGAAAATGATCTGAGAAACGATCCGATCCGCCCGCTGGTGCTGCGTATTGCCATTCCCAGCATGCTGGCCCAGTTTGTCAGCGTGCTGTACAGCGTGGTGGACCGAATCTACATCGGAAATATCCCGGAGGTGGGAAGTCTCGCTCTGGCGGGCGCAGGGGTGTGCGGTCCCATTGTGACTATGCTGGGGTCGGTGGCCTTCTGGGTGGGTGTAGGAGGCTCACCCTTGGTGAGCATCCGCCTGGGCGAAGGGCGGCGGGAGCAGGCCAAACAGATTGTGGCCAACGCCTTTTTGCTGCTGATCGTCATGTCCCTGGCGCTGATGGGGGTGGCTTACGCCACCCGCCGGCCTGCACTGATGCTGTTCGGCGCCAGCCCCGAGACTCTGCCCTATGCCATGGAGTACTACTCCTGGTATCTGACGGGTACCGTCTTTGCACTGCTGTCCACGGGCATGAACCAGTTTGTTATCTGTCAGGGCTTTGCCCAAAAGGGAATGCAGTCGGTGATTTTGGGCGCGGTGATGAACATCGTGCTGGACCCGCTGTTTATCTTCGGGCTGAAGATGGGAGTCAAGGGGGCGGCGATCGCCACCGTGCTCAGCCAGCTGTGCAGCTGTCTGTTTGTGCTCCACTTCCTGTTTGGACCGGCACCCCAGGTGGGGATCTCCTTTGGCGGTTACCGTCCATGGCTGATGGGCCGCATTTTGCTTACCGGTTTGACGCCCTTCCTGATCATTGCGGTGGATAACCTGATGATCATCGTCCTCAATGCCCTGCTCCAGCGCTACGGCGGAGAGAGCCAGGGCGATCTGCTGGTGGCGGCGGCCACCATCTCCCAGAGCTTCATGCTGGTGGTCACCATGCCTCTGGGCGGCATGACAGGAGGGACTGCCTCCATTCTGGGTTACAACCTGGGAGCGGGACAGCCCAAGCGTATCCTGGAGGCCCAGAAGTACATCCTGATCATCGCGGTGGCGTACACCGGGGTGCTGTGCCTGGTGGGGCAGCTGTTTGCCGCACCCTTTACCCGCATCTTCACCCCCGATGTACAGGTGTCCGCCCTGGCGGTCACCGCCATCCGCATTACCTCCATGGGCATTGTGCCCCTGGGTGTGCAGTATGTGATCGTGGACGGGCTGACCGGGATGGGCATGATGCGCTACTCCCTGCCCCTGTCTGCCTTCCGTAAGCTGGTGTATTTTGTGGCCATCTTTATCCTTCCCGCCGCCTTTGGGGCCATGGCGATCTTCTTTGCCGAGCCCATCTCCGACCTGATCCCGCCGGTGGTGACGGTGCTGTTTTATTGGCGGAAGATCCCCTGGCTCAAGCGGCAGGCGCTGCTCCACGGACAGCCGGAAAAGACCACTCAGGCCTGA
- a CDS encoding GntR family transcriptional regulator, which produces MDIILSNSSGKPIYEQISDQVKSQILSGTLAEGDALPSMRLLAKELHISVITTKRAYEELEREGFLQNIPGKGCFVAPQNRELLREAQLRRVEEFLSLAVDEARKGGFTLEELTETLNILYQGE; this is translated from the coding sequence ATGGATATCATTCTCAGCAACTCCAGTGGAAAACCCATCTACGAACAAATCTCGGACCAAGTGAAAAGTCAGATCCTGTCCGGCACGCTGGCGGAAGGGGACGCCCTGCCCTCCATGCGTCTGCTGGCCAAGGAGCTGCACATCTCGGTCATCACCACCAAGCGGGCCTATGAGGAGCTGGAACGGGAGGGGTTCTTACAGAACATTCCCGGAAAAGGCTGTTTTGTGGCCCCCCAAAATCGGGAACTGCTGCGGGAAGCCCAGCTGCGCCGGGTGGAGGAATTTCTCTCCCTGGCTGTGGACGAAGCCCGAAAGGGCGGCTTCACCCTGGAAGAGCTTACGGAAACGCTCAACATATTGTATCAAGGTGAATGA
- a CDS encoding ABC transporter ATP-binding protein: MTNSIEISGLCKSYGDFALDHIDLTLPGGSIMGLIGENGAGKTTTIKCILNLIRRDAGTITLMGYDNIAQEQQAKSEVGVVLDECYFHDTLRPTDIHTILSRVYENWDKALFASCLKKFQLPEGKYVKEFSRGMKMKLSLAAALAHHPKLLILDEATAGLDPVVRDEILDEFLNFIQDEEHSILISSHITSDLEKVADYITYLHQGKVVLSEAKDVIQDSYGRLGCTAADLLTVDSKDLVRVRKGYYGCEALVSDRAAFRKKYPQLMVEPISLEDIMLFIGKGESV; the protein is encoded by the coding sequence ATGACAAATAGTATTGAAATATCCGGCCTTTGCAAGTCCTACGGCGACTTTGCCCTGGACCACATCGATCTGACCCTCCCCGGCGGGTCCATCATGGGCCTCATCGGAGAAAACGGCGCGGGCAAGACCACCACCATCAAGTGCATCCTGAATCTGATCCGCCGGGACGCAGGCACCATCACTCTTATGGGCTATGACAACATCGCCCAGGAGCAGCAGGCCAAGTCAGAGGTGGGCGTGGTGCTGGACGAGTGCTACTTCCACGACACCCTGCGCCCCACAGACATCCACACCATTCTCTCCCGGGTCTATGAGAATTGGGATAAAGCGCTCTTTGCCTCCTGCCTGAAAAAGTTTCAGCTGCCTGAGGGCAAATATGTCAAAGAGTTCTCCCGAGGCATGAAGATGAAGCTGTCCCTGGCCGCCGCACTGGCCCACCACCCCAAGCTGCTGATTCTGGACGAGGCCACCGCCGGACTGGACCCGGTGGTACGGGACGAGATCCTGGACGAGTTTCTCAACTTTATCCAGGACGAGGAACACTCCATTCTCATCTCCAGCCACATCACCAGTGACCTGGAGAAGGTTGCCGACTACATCACCTATCTCCACCAGGGGAAGGTGGTCCTCTCGGAGGCTAAAGACGTGATTCAGGACAGCTACGGCCGCCTGGGCTGTACCGCCGCCGACCTGCTGACCGTTGATTCCAAGGACCTGGTGCGGGTGCGGAAGGGCTACTACGGCTGCGAGGCTCTGGTGAGTGACCGGGCCGCCTTCCGTAAAAAATACCCCCAGCTGATGGTGGAACCCATCTCCCTGGAGGATATCATGCTCTTCATTGGAAAGGGGGAGTCAGTATGA
- a CDS encoding ABC-2 transporter permease has translation MTGLIAKDFLVMRKSIKTYILFLLFYFVMAAVGIFPISFITAMVQIIIMMLPLSAFSYDELSKWDRYAFSLPLSRRAVAGARYLFALILTLFAALFGLVTCLILSLAFHDSKLVENCMTIMVSLGLGLLYCDILLPLTYKLGPERARPYFYLVIFLPIVLLVGASKLGLLNGLSFLEQIPETTAIAFVLLLPLLPLLGMGVSYLISCRILEHKEF, from the coding sequence ATGACCGGCCTCATCGCCAAGGATTTTCTGGTCATGCGGAAATCCATCAAAACTTACATTCTGTTTCTGCTGTTCTATTTTGTCATGGCGGCCGTAGGGATTTTTCCGATCTCATTCATCACCGCCATGGTGCAGATCATCATTATGATGCTGCCCCTGAGCGCCTTCTCCTATGATGAGCTGTCCAAGTGGGACCGGTACGCCTTCTCTCTGCCTCTGAGCCGCCGGGCTGTGGCGGGTGCCCGCTACCTCTTCGCTCTGATCCTCACCCTGTTTGCCGCCCTGTTCGGCCTGGTGACCTGCCTGATCTTGTCCCTGGCTTTTCATGACTCCAAGCTGGTGGAAAACTGCATGACGATCATGGTCTCTCTGGGCCTGGGCCTTCTCTACTGCGACATCTTACTTCCCCTGACCTATAAGCTGGGACCGGAGCGCGCCCGTCCCTACTTCTACCTGGTCATCTTCCTGCCCATCGTTCTTCTGGTGGGAGCCTCTAAACTTGGGCTGCTGAATGGACTCTCTTTCCTGGAACAGATCCCTGAGACCACCGCCATCGCATTTGTTCTTCTGCTTCCCCTCCTGCCTCTGCTGGGGATGGGGGTGTCCTATCTCATCTCCTGCCGCATCCTGGAACATAAAGAGTTTTAA